One genomic window of Arachis hypogaea cultivar Tifrunner chromosome 8, arahy.Tifrunner.gnm2.J5K5, whole genome shotgun sequence includes the following:
- the LOC112705849 gene encoding uncharacterized protein yields the protein MKPPPVDVAVLWTHYGTTHVKVLISPIFTAFSISFNSSFTFLILNNSSFSVSSRPLPQIPQMKKNNFKIKEKTAMCSPTTDLLLPPQQIQGSVSTAEWTDEKHSMFLNSMEASFVHQLYDFKQTFASITRLNESHDLKTNPWIQHYGSSHKLGAPHAPIVHAEMSDQNFADEEAEEQQKENNKRDVKRLKRTLINDDAAAAMRYCKT from the exons ATGAAACCCCCACCGGTTGACGTGGCGGTGCTTTGGACCCACTACGGTACTACACATGTAAAAGTGCTCATATCTCCGATCTTCACCGCTTTCTCTATCTCCTTCAATTCCTCCTTCACTTTTCTTATTCTTAATAATTCATCTTTCTCTGTTTCATCACGCCCACTCCCCCAAATTCCgcaaatgaagaagaacaatttcaagataaaagaaaaaactGCCATGTGTTCACCCACCACTGATCTCCTTTTGCCACCACAACAGATACAG gGATCAGTGTCTACAGCAGAGTGGACAGACGAGAAACACAGCATGTTTCTTAACTCTATGGAAGCATCATTTGTCCACCAATTATATGACTTCAAGCAAACATTCGCCTCAATCACTAGACTCAATGAGTCCCATGATTTAAAAACAAATCCGTGGATTCAGCACTACGGATCTTCACACAAACTAGGTGCTCCACATGCTCCAATTGTTCATGCAG AGATGTCGGATCAGAACTTTGCCGATGAAGAAGCTGAGGAGcaacaaaaggaaaacaacaaaagagatgtaaaaaGACTTAAAAGgactttgataaatgatgatgcTGCTGCAGCAATGAGATACTGTAAAACATAG
- the LOC112705847 gene encoding uncharacterized protein isoform X1: MTSHEALKPGSPPPSLSLSLSLSLSQTAHHPSSEATHPNPISLFLSLSAYLGSPSPPHARRCRRASRRILRFVFSRLASLLRLCLAASPPSASKCSSCACLLLLVVRGCLCSSQSHCRRLVVRLSRRRRVSPFPGRLVAGSRSNSWGCRFFRRLPWGRRRGPGPLLKRKMLAFLSTAKALRSLASCRSGVAQLIRRSSSHKFEGCRCLTSIAGGATSQIQSLGCHVGGSPFTGALSNINAALQTRHFLGCGDGEEGVLSKIYEEKRVLGYSPEQLFDVVAAVEFYHGFVPWCQRSEILRHYPDGSFDAELEIGFKFLVESYVSHVELERPKRIKTTVSQSTLFDHLINIWEFNPGPVPGTCNLYFLVDFKFQSPLYRQIASMFFKEVASRMVGSFTERCRLIYGPEVRVHERSYGERA; this comes from the exons atGACCTCGCATGAAGCATTGAAGCCCGGCTCCCCCcccccatctctctctctctctctctctctctctctctcacaaacGGCACACCACCCTAGCTCTGAAGCTACTCACCCCAACCccatttctctctttctttcactCTCAGCTTACCTCGGTTCACCGTCACCACCGCACGCTCGCCGCTGTCGCCGCGCCTCTCGCCGGATCCTTCGATTCGTGTTCTCGCGCCTCGCCTCTCTCCTCCGTCTGTGCTTGGCTGCTTCGCCTCCCTCCGCCAGTAAGTGCTCCAGCTGTGCGTGTTTGTTGCTGCTCGTCGTCCGTGGTTGTCTCTGCTCGTCTCAGTCGCACTGCCGGCGTCTCGTCGTTCGTCTTTCTCGTCGCCGGCGTGTCTCGCCCTTTCCTGGGCGCCTCGTCGCCGGCAGCAGAAGCAACTCGTGGGGCTGTCGCTTCTTTCGTCGCCTTCCGTGGGGTCGTCGCCGTGGACCGGGACCGTTG TTGAAGAGAAAAATGCTGGCATTCTTATCCACCGCGAAGGCACTCCGCTCCTTAGCGTCATGCAGAAGCGGCGTCGCTCAATTGATTAGGAGGAGCAGCAGCCACAAATTCGAAGGCTGCCGGTGTCTTACCTCCATCGCTGGCGGCGCCACCAGTCAGATTCAGTCCCTTGGATGCCACGTTGGCGGTTCCCCGTTTACGGGAGCGTTGAGTAACATCAATGCTGCTCTCCAAACGAGACACTTCCTTGGCTGTGGAGATGGTGAAGAAGGTGTTCTCTCCAAAATTTACGAGGAGAAGCGCGTTTTGGG GTATTCGCCAGAGCAATTATTTGATGTTGTTGCAGCTGTTGAATTCTACCATGGGTTCGTTCCCTGGTGTCAAAGGTCGGAGATACTTAGGCACTATCCAGATGGATCATTTGATGCTGAGTTGGAGATtggatttaaatttcttgttgaaAGTTATGTTTCTCACGTTGAATTGGAGAGACCAAAACGTATAAAG ACAACCGTTTCACAGAGTACCCTGTTTGATCATTTGATAAACATATGGGAATTCAATCCAGGCCCAGTTCCAGGGACGTGCAATCTTTATTTTTTGGTGGATTTCAAGTTTCAGTCACCACTTTACAGACAG